One Nostoc sp. UHCC 0302 DNA window includes the following coding sequences:
- a CDS encoding TIGR04283 family arsenosugar biosynthesis glycosyltransferase: MSQVSIVIPTLNEATSLERTLRQLTLLNPPAKEVIVVDGGSEDQTVEIAKQGFESFNQTLCVKVLSSERRGRSIQMNYGASVATGDILCFLHADTCVPDDLIAVIEQTLTKPTVACGGFISLMAGSQTTRWGISLHNYLKTYYAPLLFKPHLFFKGLRLLFGDQVMFCRRIDFWDCGGFDETLPIMEDGDLCLKLVKKGHICQVNRIVQSSDRRVAKWGSWKATAIYLYIGILWGIGVDANYLKQFYQDIR; the protein is encoded by the coding sequence ATGTCTCAAGTTTCGATTGTCATTCCTACTTTAAACGAAGCAACTAGCTTAGAGCGCACATTGCGCCAGCTGACTTTACTTAATCCGCCTGCCAAGGAGGTGATAGTAGTAGATGGTGGCAGCGAAGATCAGACGGTAGAAATTGCCAAGCAAGGCTTTGAGTCATTCAATCAGACGCTATGTGTAAAAGTTCTATCATCTGAACGGCGTGGGCGTTCTATTCAGATGAACTACGGAGCATCCGTTGCAACTGGAGATATTCTTTGCTTTCTTCATGCAGATACTTGCGTTCCAGATGACTTAATTGCTGTCATCGAGCAAACCCTAACAAAGCCAACCGTTGCTTGTGGCGGATTCATTTCTTTGATGGCAGGTTCTCAAACAACTCGCTGGGGCATCTCTCTACATAATTATTTAAAAACCTATTACGCACCACTATTATTTAAACCTCACCTGTTTTTTAAAGGATTGCGTCTGTTGTTTGGTGATCAAGTAATGTTCTGCCGTCGGATTGACTTTTGGGATTGTGGTGGATTTGATGAGACATTGCCGATTATGGAGGATGGCGATTTATGCTTGAAACTTGTGAAAAAAGGACACATTTGTCAAGTAAACCGCATTGTTCAAAGCTCAGATCGTCGTGTGGCCAAATGGGGTAGCTGGAAAGCAACAGCAATTTATCTCTATATCGGGATTTTGTGGGGAATTGGTGTTGATGCAAATTACCTGAAGCAGTTTTATCAAGATATCCGCTGA